A single genomic interval of Streptomyces sp. 1222.5 harbors:
- a CDS encoding cell wall metabolism sensor histidine kinase WalK: MDVNAAVAAAAAIAGVLTGVIAVLAFRWSERDQKRPTRTSLHTDPVLPPGVDTVLSVLRSSAVVLDEADAVVKASSAAYALGLVRGGKLAVEPMLQMARDTRRDGEIRQVELDLPRRGTGRGEALAVSARVAPLGSRLVLLLVEDLTEARRIEAVRRDFVANVSHELKTPVGALSLLSEAVMDASDDPEAVQRFAGRMQIEATRLTNLVQELIDLSRVQNDDPLEDAEPVRVDELVAEAIDRCRHQAGTKQITMAAGGTADLHVWGNRGQLAAALGNLVENAVNYSPARTRVGIAARRVTARGGDMIELAVTDQGIGISEKDKERVFERFYRVDPARSRATGGTGLGLAIVKHVVASHGGEVTVWSAEGQGSTFTLKLPEAGAARDRAQQHPDLDDEAGTTESSPYEPLPAPEVLP; encoded by the coding sequence ATGGACGTGAACGCGGCGGTCGCCGCAGCGGCAGCGATCGCCGGGGTGCTCACCGGTGTCATCGCCGTGCTGGCGTTCCGCTGGAGCGAACGCGACCAGAAGCGACCCACCAGGACTTCCTTGCACACCGATCCCGTACTCCCGCCCGGCGTGGACACCGTACTGTCCGTGCTCCGCTCCTCGGCCGTCGTCCTCGACGAGGCCGACGCCGTAGTCAAAGCCAGCTCCGCCGCCTACGCCCTCGGGCTGGTCCGCGGCGGCAAGCTCGCCGTGGAGCCCATGCTCCAGATGGCCCGGGACACCAGGCGGGACGGTGAGATACGCCAGGTCGAGCTCGACCTGCCCCGCAGGGGCACCGGTCGCGGCGAGGCCCTCGCCGTCTCCGCCCGCGTGGCTCCGCTCGGCTCCCGCCTGGTCCTGCTGCTGGTCGAGGACCTGACGGAGGCCCGCCGCATCGAGGCGGTACGACGCGACTTCGTCGCGAACGTCAGCCACGAGCTCAAGACCCCGGTCGGCGCGCTCTCCCTGCTCTCCGAGGCCGTCATGGACGCCTCCGACGACCCCGAGGCCGTCCAGCGCTTCGCCGGCCGCATGCAGATCGAGGCGACCCGGCTGACCAACCTGGTCCAGGAGCTCATCGATCTGTCGCGGGTCCAGAACGACGACCCCCTCGAGGACGCCGAGCCCGTCCGCGTGGACGAACTGGTCGCCGAGGCCATCGACCGCTGCCGCCACCAGGCGGGCACCAAGCAGATCACCATGGCCGCCGGGGGCACGGCCGACCTGCATGTCTGGGGGAACCGGGGCCAGCTGGCCGCGGCCCTCGGCAACCTGGTCGAGAACGCCGTGAACTACTCCCCGGCCCGTACCCGCGTCGGCATAGCGGCCCGCAGGGTCACCGCCCGCGGCGGCGACATGATCGAGCTCGCGGTCACCGACCAGGGCATCGGCATCTCCGAGAAGGACAAGGAGCGCGTGTTCGAGCGCTTCTACCGCGTCGACCCGGCCCGCTCCCGGGCCACCGGCGGCACCGGTCTGGGTCTCGCGATCGTCAAGCACGTGGTCGCCTCGCACGGCGGGGAGGTCACGGTCTGGAGCGCCGAGGGCCAGGGCTCCACCTTCACCCTCAAGCTGCCGGAGGCGGGTGCCGCCCGCGACCGTGCTCAGCAGCATCCCGACCTCGACGACGAGGCCGGCACCACCGAGTCATCCCCGTACGAACCGCTTCCCGCCCCGGAGGTCCTTCCGTGA
- the phoU gene encoding phosphate signaling complex protein PhoU, which produces MRDAYHEELDSIGDGLVEMARLVGSAIGRATTAILDADLKLAESVIEADQKVDELHHDLEARAIALLARQQPVATDLRIVVTSLRMSADLERSGDLAQHVAKLARLRFPARAVPQDLHATILEMGQLAQRLMAKAAEVIITKDVDLALQLEQDDDEMDLLHRTLFQHLIDDRWKHGIETAVDVTLLGRYYERYADHAVAVAKRVVYLVTGEHADELQADIQSATGVEGA; this is translated from the coding sequence ATGCGGGACGCGTACCACGAGGAACTGGACTCGATCGGCGACGGACTGGTGGAGATGGCCCGGCTGGTCGGGTCGGCGATCGGGCGCGCCACGACCGCCATCCTCGACGCCGACCTCAAGCTCGCCGAGAGCGTCATCGAGGCGGACCAGAAGGTCGACGAACTCCACCACGACCTGGAGGCGCGGGCGATAGCCCTGCTCGCCCGCCAGCAGCCGGTGGCGACGGACCTCCGTATCGTCGTCACGTCGCTGCGCATGTCCGCCGATCTGGAGCGCTCCGGCGACCTCGCCCAGCACGTGGCGAAGCTGGCCCGGCTGCGCTTCCCCGCCCGGGCCGTGCCGCAGGACCTGCACGCCACCATCCTGGAGATGGGCCAGCTCGCGCAGCGCCTGATGGCCAAGGCCGCCGAGGTGATCATCACGAAGGACGTCGACCTCGCGCTCCAGCTGGAGCAGGACGACGACGAGATGGACCTCCTGCACCGCACCCTCTTCCAGCACCTGATCGACGACCGCTGGAAGCACGGCATCGAGACGGCCGTGGACGTCACCCTGCTCGGCCGCTACTACGAGCGGTACGCCGACCACGCCGTGGCCGTCGCCAAGCGCGTCGTCTACCTGGTCACGGGCGAGCACGCGGACGAGCTCCAGGCGGACATCCAGTCGGCGACGGGCGTCGAGGGCGCCTAG
- a CDS encoding STAS domain-containing protein, producing MQHFTCDTVADLAVPGLAGGRLTVLALSGFVDAASRDGLAAALAAAGPAQLVVDLSGLRLLSPAGAEVLCGAARTGAAHGRALRLAGCPPQAAAVLARTAADRAAPEQYASVAAALAAVIAAAVAAPVVTDPDLSDRYLRADALRLRHAVLGRALDARAEGVLTERYGLRGPTRARALLRSVARAHGLATVELAAALAHTPPPRPGEEWFPGDGPAAPPAVRFVSGPRDRSLSLPAFLGALRDAVCGITHTDMANVQLIDADDHTLRMESHCGYSAEFVRFFAMIDDTATACGQAARKSARVVVDDVVTTSVFDEPSRAAVLAVHSRSVQCTPIPGAAGRPQGVVSTHHTLPGHTHTPGELAALDGVAREAGEWLDWYRRSSTENALEDLHRRAQSPA from the coding sequence ATGCAGCACTTCACCTGTGACACCGTGGCCGACCTCGCCGTCCCCGGACTCGCCGGTGGCCGGCTGACGGTCCTGGCGCTCAGCGGCTTCGTGGACGCCGCCTCCCGTGACGGACTCGCCGCCGCGCTCGCCGCCGCGGGCCCCGCCCAGCTCGTCGTCGACCTCAGCGGACTGCGCCTGCTGTCGCCCGCCGGTGCCGAGGTCCTCTGCGGTGCCGCGCGGACGGGCGCCGCGCACGGTCGCGCCCTGCGCCTCGCCGGCTGTCCGCCGCAGGCCGCCGCCGTACTCGCCCGCACCGCCGCGGACCGGGCGGCGCCGGAGCAGTACGCGTCGGTGGCCGCGGCACTCGCCGCCGTGATCGCCGCCGCGGTCGCCGCACCCGTCGTGACCGACCCCGACCTCTCCGACCGGTACCTGCGCGCCGACGCCCTGAGGCTGCGGCACGCCGTACTCGGCAGGGCCCTGGACGCCCGGGCCGAGGGCGTGCTGACGGAGCGTTACGGCCTGCGTGGCCCCACCCGTGCCCGCGCGCTGCTGCGGTCCGTCGCCCGGGCGCACGGGCTGGCCACCGTCGAACTCGCGGCCGCCCTCGCGCACACGCCACCGCCGCGACCCGGCGAGGAGTGGTTCCCCGGCGACGGCCCCGCCGCCCCGCCCGCCGTCCGCTTCGTCAGTGGCCCACGGGACCGGTCGCTGTCGCTGCCCGCGTTCCTCGGCGCGCTGCGGGACGCGGTCTGCGGGATCACGCACACCGACATGGCCAACGTGCAGTTGATCGACGCCGACGACCACACCCTGCGGATGGAGTCGCACTGCGGATACTCCGCCGAGTTCGTGCGCTTCTTCGCGATGATCGACGACACCGCCACCGCCTGCGGTCAGGCGGCCCGCAAGAGCGCGCGGGTGGTGGTGGACGACGTGGTGACCACCTCCGTTTTCGACGAGCCCTCGCGCGCCGCGGTGCTCGCCGTCCACAGCCGTTCCGTGCAGTGCACGCCCATCCCGGGCGCCGCCGGCCGTCCGCAGGGTGTGGTGTCCACCCACCACACCCTCCCGGGCCACACCCACACCCCGGGCGAACTCGCCGCGCTGGACGGAGTCGCGCGGGAGGCGGGGGAGTGGCTGGACTGGTACCGCAGGAGCAGTACGGAGAACGCGCTGGAGGATCTGCACCGGCGTGCGCAGTCGCCGGCCTGA
- a CDS encoding GAF and ANTAR domain-containing protein, which yields MPPEEPFSAGRGLPPETEAWLRVSETLGAAARGADDPGREPGALCQACVRLLPITGSSVSISGGKGVRITWCASDRVAARLAELQYTVGDGPCQTALEQGAPVVAADLTQGPDVRRWPIFAHEAVGLGVRAVFSLPLGVSGAAVGTLDLYSDRAGGLVEQDLRTALWMRDAVTYALMNLQAATHADAEGEAEDEAASWVAASEADHTEVYQAVGMVMVQLDVDPEQALDRLRARAFADGRTVSQLAREVLARKLRFRPEPVGPGPSGDGAGAHAREAGYGGSYADEPYAGEERRAAGEGGPYAGDEGRETGGGGPHGGGSGRDGEDEGRDGER from the coding sequence ATGCCGCCCGAGGAGCCCTTCTCGGCCGGGCGTGGTCTGCCGCCCGAGACGGAGGCCTGGCTCCGGGTCAGCGAGACGCTGGGCGCCGCCGCCCGCGGCGCCGACGACCCCGGGCGGGAGCCGGGCGCCCTGTGCCAGGCGTGCGTCCGGCTGCTGCCGATCACCGGTTCGTCGGTGTCGATCTCCGGCGGCAAGGGCGTACGCATCACCTGGTGCGCCAGTGACCGGGTGGCCGCCCGGCTGGCCGAGCTCCAGTACACCGTGGGCGACGGCCCCTGCCAGACCGCCCTCGAACAGGGCGCCCCGGTCGTCGCGGCCGACCTCACCCAGGGCCCCGACGTCCGCCGCTGGCCGATCTTCGCGCACGAGGCCGTGGGCCTCGGTGTCCGCGCCGTGTTCTCCCTGCCGCTCGGTGTCAGCGGCGCCGCGGTCGGCACGCTCGACCTGTACAGCGACCGCGCGGGCGGTCTGGTGGAGCAGGATCTGCGGACCGCGCTGTGGATGCGGGACGCGGTCACCTACGCGCTGATGAACCTGCAGGCCGCGACGCACGCCGACGCCGAGGGCGAGGCGGAGGACGAGGCAGCGTCGTGGGTGGCGGCCTCCGAGGCCGACCACACCGAGGTCTACCAGGCGGTCGGCATGGTGATGGTGCAGCTCGACGTGGACCCCGAGCAGGCGCTGGACCGGTTGCGGGCCCGTGCCTTCGCCGACGGACGTACGGTCAGCCAGCTGGCCCGCGAAGTCCTCGCCCGCAAGCTCCGCTTCCGCCCGGAGCCGGTCGGTCCGGGCCCGAGCGGGGACGGCGCCGGCGCGCACGCGCGGGAGGCCGGTTACGGCGGGTCGTACGCCGATGAGCCGTACGCCGGTGAGGAGAGGCGCGCGGCCGGCGAAGGCGGACCGTACGCCGGTGACGAAGGCCGCGAGACCGGCGGTGGCGGGCCGCACGGCGGTGGGAGCGGGCGTGACGGCGAGGACGAGGGAAGGGACGGTGAACGGTGA
- a CDS encoding VCBS repeat-containing protein — protein sequence MPALAVSLALLAGCGDGRGDPPARPNAEQEIESCVTRSGILVADLDGDGTADRVSPSYTGADLTITFGAGGGRGTEVGPRDLVGGRGEGAEDVVAVVADFDQDGWNDLFVAATDAFSGDSPIEPSVSELRLGPFSARGRGQSDHHVDLTEPRAAAVADYDHDRYPDLAAYGHAGDGVYATTARLGSAQGLDRKSDDTNRKYLKEADQTDQETPASMPKADLRTFYPTCTGSTGKG from the coding sequence GTGCCGGCACTCGCCGTGTCGCTGGCCCTGCTGGCCGGATGCGGCGACGGCCGGGGCGATCCGCCCGCGCGTCCGAACGCCGAGCAGGAGATCGAGAGCTGCGTGACCAGATCCGGGATCCTGGTGGCCGACCTGGACGGGGACGGCACGGCCGACCGCGTCTCCCCCTCCTACACGGGCGCCGACCTGACCATCACCTTCGGCGCCGGGGGCGGCCGGGGCACCGAGGTAGGGCCCCGGGACCTGGTCGGGGGCCGCGGCGAGGGCGCGGAGGACGTGGTGGCGGTCGTGGCCGACTTCGACCAGGACGGCTGGAACGACCTCTTCGTCGCCGCCACGGACGCCTTCAGCGGCGACAGCCCGATTGAGCCCTCCGTCTCGGAGCTGCGGCTCGGACCGTTCTCGGCACGCGGGAGGGGGCAGAGCGATCACCACGTCGACCTGACCGAGCCGCGCGCGGCCGCCGTCGCCGACTACGACCACGACCGCTACCCGGACCTCGCGGCCTACGGCCACGCGGGCGACGGTGTCTACGCGACGACAGCCCGCCTGGGCAGCGCGCAGGGCCTCGACCGGAAGTCGGACGACACCAACAGGAAGTACCTGAAGGAAGCCGACCAGACCGACCAGGAAACCCCCGCCTCCATGCCCAAGGCCGACCTGAGAACCTTCTACCCGACCTGCACGGGCAGCACGGGCAAGGGGTGA
- a CDS encoding cold-shock protein, producing MVTATVREWNDEEGWGVLDSPETPGGCFGHYSNLQLPGFRTLSPGQQVDLTWEAPGFK from the coding sequence ATGGTGACTGCGACGGTCCGTGAGTGGAACGACGAAGAAGGGTGGGGCGTGCTCGACTCCCCCGAGACTCCCGGCGGCTGCTTCGGCCACTACTCCAATCTCCAGCTGCCTGGCTTCCGTACGCTGTCGCCCGGACAACAGGTTGACCTCACGTGGGAAGCCCCTGGCTTCAAGTAA
- a CDS encoding amidase domain-containing protein produces MRNKLGRTITGAAVLALTAAGAVTGTAHASTDVPDATGAITETANASISAADDASISAADDASTDVGDNTSAAVADSVWTSRGWPAPSADPHLPDANGKIPADQEEEPQPLVDEGIYRPDADPASTSPDSADSAAAAAAISGDGTANWAWNNLDTRWEYRTDCANFVSKALYHGGGMKMRPGGRKADNAWWQGRYGFGKSWSWTSADYLRRHVTKWRNGAIQPHEYNAKVGDLVFFKWKKERVYNHVAIVYSMVQGHAGIVQHGLKNQTTLHEVINRYSHTSNPIEKVTIVRPKTR; encoded by the coding sequence TTGCGCAACAAGCTCGGCCGTACGATCACCGGCGCAGCAGTGCTTGCCCTCACCGCCGCCGGCGCCGTCACAGGAACAGCGCACGCCTCCACAGACGTTCCCGACGCCACCGGAGCCATTACAGAAACAGCGAACGCCTCCATAAGCGCGGCCGACGACGCCTCTATAAGCGCTGCCGACGACGCCTCCACAGACGTTGGCGACAACACCTCCGCAGCGGTCGCCGACTCCGTGTGGACCTCAAGAGGGTGGCCCGCCCCTTCAGCCGATCCGCACCTTCCTGATGCAAACGGCAAGATCCCCGCCGACCAGGAGGAGGAGCCGCAGCCGCTCGTCGATGAAGGCATCTATCGCCCTGACGCCGACCCGGCGTCCACGTCGCCAGATTCGGCAGATTCGGCAGCCGCAGCCGCAGCAATCAGCGGCGACGGAACGGCCAACTGGGCGTGGAACAACCTGGACACTCGGTGGGAGTACAGGACGGACTGCGCCAACTTCGTCTCGAAGGCTCTGTACCACGGGGGCGGGATGAAGATGCGCCCCGGCGGCCGCAAGGCAGATAACGCTTGGTGGCAGGGTAGGTACGGGTTTGGCAAGAGCTGGAGTTGGACGAGCGCGGACTACCTCCGGCGGCATGTGACCAAGTGGCGGAACGGCGCGATCCAACCGCACGAGTACAACGCCAAGGTGGGGGATCTCGTCTTCTTCAAGTGGAAGAAGGAGAGGGTTTACAACCACGTGGCGATCGTCTACTCCATGGTGCAGGGGCACGCGGGGATCGTGCAGCATGGCCTGAAGAACCAGACCACTCTCCACGAAGTGATCAATCGGTACAGTCACACCTCGAACCCGATCGAGAAGGTCACGATCGTCAGGCCCAAGACCCGCTAA